Proteins found in one Magnolia sinica isolate HGM2019 chromosome 5, MsV1, whole genome shotgun sequence genomic segment:
- the LOC131245381 gene encoding EP1-like glycoprotein 2, which yields MATLRSPFLLFSFFLSLPIFAIVTEAQVPTAQQFKWVNQGEMGEYITEYGAFYRPVTVDGLSSFHFRVCFYNTTPNAHVFAIRMGNSRGEAIMRWVWDANRNDPVRENATLTFGRNGNLILADADGRVVWQTNTANKGVTGIRLLSTGNLVLHDKNCRFLWQSFDHPSDTLLVGQSLRLAGTKKLISRTSNVDGSDGQYSLEIVRNGFFMFMDYSGTPLQYGGWGREPNLEAVTFVSQQNNIDDAFFLSLDFVVNGSALGGFDLVRLNYNNTYSFLRLGSDGNLRTFTFYDKVVEGAWMPTFAYFSGDFDTFPFYDFGYDRRCGLPKKCGSLGLCREGMCVACPQRQAMLGWSEKCSPPKLPSSSCKASASVDYYKIDGAEHFLSRNVEGVGPMKVEECREKCSKDCKCVGFFYWKETSKCWAVPFLGTIRKVEESSHTAYIKFSK from the coding sequence ATGGCTACTCTACGCTCTCCATTTCTCttattctccttctttctctcactcCCTATCTTTGCCATCGTAACTGAAGCCCAAGTCCCTACTGCACAGCAATTCAAATGGGTGAACCAAGGCGAAATGGGCGAGTATATAACCGAATACGGCGCCTTCTATCGCCCGGTGACCGTCGATGGCTTGTCCAGTTTCCATTTCAGGGTCTGCTTCTACAACACTACCCCAAATGCACATGTCTTCGCCATCCGCATGGGGAACTCACGGGGCGAAGCCATTATGCGCTGGGTCTGGGATGCTAACCGTAACGATCCTGTCCGTGAAAATGCCACTCTCACCTTCGGCCGGAATGGCAATCTCATCCTTGCTGATGCAGATGGCCGCGTCGTCTGGCAAACCAATACGGCCAACAAAGGCGTTACTGGCATTAGGCTCCTCTCCACTGGGAATCTAGTCCTTCATGACAAGAACTGTAGGTTCTTATGGCAGAGCTTCGACCATCCTTCTGACACCCTCCTTGTGGGCCAGTCACTTCGATTGGCTGGTACCAAGAAGCTCATCAGCCGCACATCGAACGTGGACGGATCTGATGGGCAGTATAGCCTGGAGATAGTTCGTAATGGGTTCTTCATGTTCATGGATTACTCCGGTACGCCTCTCCAGTATGGAGGTTGGGGGAGGGAGCCTAATCTTGAAGCGGTCACCTTCGTAAGCCAACAGAATAATATAGATGATGCATTCTTCCTAAGTTTGGATTTCGTAGTTAATGGGAGTGCCTTAGGTGGATTCGATTTGGTTAGGCTGAATTACAATAACACGTATTCATTCCTACGGTTGGGATCGGACGGTAATCTAAGGACATTCACCTTCTATGATAAGGTAGTGGAAGGTGCATGGATGCCAACGTTTGCATACTTCTCAGGCGACTTTGATACGTTTCCATTCTATGATTTCGGCTACGATAGGAGGTGTGGATTGCCGAAGAAGTGCGGCTCGCTTGGGTTGTGCCGAGAGGGAATGTGCGTCGCGTGCCCTCAGCGCCAAGCCATGTTGGGGTGGAGCGAGAAGTGCTCACCTCCAAAGCTCCCATCGTCGTCATGCAAGGCCAGCGCAAGCGTCGATTATTATAAGATTGACGGTGCAGAACACTTCTTGAGTAGGAATGTGGAGGGAGTGGGGCCTATGAAGGTGGAAGAGTGCAGGGAGAAATGCAGCAAGGATTGCAAGTGTGTAGGGTTCTTCTATTGGAAGGAGACTTCCAAGTGCTGGGCTGTTCCTTTCCTTGGTACAATCAGGAAAGTAGAAGAGTCATCCCACACTGCCTATATCAAGTTCTCTAAATAG